A stretch of DNA from Mucilaginibacter daejeonensis:
TGATCGGCCGCAATGCCATGGTCGTTAAAGAACTTGGCCAGCTCGGTGGTCTCCTTGCGGTTGCGCACGTACACGATACCGCTTCCATTCACACTGCGGGCAACCTCCAGCATGCGGCGGAGTTTATTCTCCTCGTGCTGCACACGGTAGCTCAAATTCTTGCGCTCGAAACTTTGCTGGATCACATGCCGGGCCCTGAACTGCAGCTTATCTTGAATATCATCGCGCACGTTGGCCGTGGCGGTGGCCGTAAGGGCCAGTACCGGCACTTTGGGGTGCAGCTGACGCAGATCGGCCACGTGCAGGTACGGCGGACGAAAATCATATCCCCACTGAGAGATACAATGTGCTTCGTCCACCGCGATCAGGTTCACCTTCATGTACTTGATGCGCTCGCGCACCAGATCGCTCAACAACCGCTCGGGTGATAGGTACAGGAACTTGACCGGCCCGTAAATACAATTATCCAGCGCGATGTCCACCTCCCGCTTTCCCATTCCCGACACGATGGCCACCGCCTCGATGCCCTTGCTTTGCAGGTTATCGACCTGATCCTTCATGAGCGCGATCAGCGGCGATACCACGATGCAGATCCCATCCATGGCCATAGCAGGCACCTGGTAGCACACCGACTTACCACCGCCCGTAGGCAGCAGCGCCAATGTATCCTGTCCCTGCATCACGGCCTCGATGATGTCCTTTTGCAAAGGCCTGAACGCGTTATGCTGCCAGTAATATTTTAAGATCTGCTCAATGGTCATGTATCAGCGGCAAGTATAAGGAGATATTGCGGTAAATCGTTTCACCCTACTTCTTACTCACCACCACGATCTTATCCGTAGCTCCGCCGTTGCTGGTGATGATGTAAACCTTGCCGTCGGGGCTTATAGCCACATCGCGCATACGGCCGTAGGTGCCTTTGTAAAAGGGGTTGACGGTCTCGACCTTATCACTTGATGCTGAGAGCTTTAATTGCAACAGCTGGCTGTCCTTGAGCACGGCCAGCAACAGGGAGTTCTTCCACTGCGGGATAGCGTCATTGTTGTAATAGTCGATGCCCGAAGGTGCGATGGTGGGCGACCAGGCCTGGATCGGTTCGGCTACGTTGTTGGTGCTGCAAAAAGCCGGTTCGTTGCCGGTGCTGCAATAACCCTCCACGTTAGGCCAGCCGTAGTTGCGACCTTTTTGAATAATGTTCACCTCGTCATCAGTGGTATTGCCATGTTCTGAGCTGTATAAACGGTCGTTAGCGAAAACCAATCCTTGTGGGTTGCGGTGTCCTAAGGTCCAAATCGGGTTGCCGGAGGTCGGGTTATCTGATGGTATGCTACCATCGAGGTTCAAGCGAAGGATCTTGCCCGACAGACTGCCCGCGTTCTGTGCTTGTGAGGCCGAGGTGGCATCGCCGGTGGTGATGAAGAGTTTACGGTCGGGCGATATGGCCAGGCGGCAGCCATTATGATTATTGGCCGCCGGGATGTTATCGAGCAATACCACCGGGCTATTCAATGTACCGCCGCTGTAGGTATAACGGACGATCTTTTCGGTGTAGGTACCGTTCTTATCATAATTGTACGCCACAAATACTTGCGGAGTGGAGCCGAAGTCGGGGTGCAGCACCATGCCCAATAGGCCGCCCTCGCCTTGGGCCTTTACATCAGGAACCGTGACTAAAGGACTCACCTGTCCGTTGGATGGGTCAACCCGGCTGATCTTGCCGCCGCGTTCGGTCATCCATAGCATGTTATCGGGTCCCCAAAGTATCTCCCATGGGAAGGTGAGCCGGTCGGTCAGTACTTTGGCGTCGAGGTCGGCGTTGCCGGCTTGGCTGCCGTTGTCAGACGAGTTCTTGCTGCAGGTGCTCAGTAGCAGCGCACTACTAAGCAGTGCGATCGTCAATACTTTAGGCATCATAATGGTCAATGGATTGGTTATGGTCATAACCAATTACGAAGCTATTTGTTGCATCACGTGCAATCGGCCCTTTTTTAAAAGTTTGTCGATCTTACGCATAGTGACAGCATCTTCCGGTCCAAGATAATTACCCATTTCAACTACCTGACCTTTATCATTGATCAGCAAGTGATAAGGAATGCCTTTGATCCCTAAGCCACGCATAAAGCTCTCACTTTGTTCATCATTGCAAAAATATTGCGAACCGCTAAGCTTCATCTGCTGCAAAGTAGACAACCACGCACCGTGTTTTGAACCTATGCACAGGTAAACGAAGTCAACCTTCTTGCCTTTATACTTTTGAGCCAGTTTTTCAGATGCGAACATCTGTGCTTTGCATGGGCCGCACCAGGTGGCCCATACATCAATATAGATCACTTTTCCAGAGTGTTCCGTTTTTATCGAATCTAAAATGCCTTGCGCAGGCGTATTTTTGATCTGTTCTTTGATGCTGTTGGATAGCTCTTCGGGCGTTGGGGTGTTGTATTTCACCGTTTCATAAAAGCGCAAGAGCGGCTGTTTTATGAACGGCGTTTTGATGTTTTGATCGAACGTCTTGCGGCGTCTATCGAACTCATCAGCGTCATTTTCAACTAGATCATAGTAAAAAGTTAGTCCAATGAGCAATTCGCGCAGTTCCTCATTCTTCACTTCTTTTTTGATCTTAACGAGATATAGTTGTTTTCTTTGTTCGGGCGATAGTCCTTTAATAAGCTTTTTATCCATAGCAGGAGCCAAAAAGGGCAACACGTTATAGGCATCGGCACAAAGCAATTTCTGGTTGAAGAGGTCTTTTATATCCTGCTCAAAACCTGATAAATTTTCAAGTTTCTCTAACGGTGATACTCCAGGTCGATAGGTTTTCGCGACCACTGTATACCATGCATATTTGTAGTAATACTGAGCGTTGATAAAGTTCTTTGTCCAGGCAAGCAATTCTTCATCAGGGTCAAACTTTTCTATAAATTCTTCTCTATTGTTCTGTAGTGCTGTACGCATGTTAAGGCAATAACTGCCTAATGCTGGAAGATCGCCATCTCGCACCTTAATGGTATCCATATCGGTATTGGAGGTGCTGTAATACTCATTAGCGTAGTGGAACAGATCGGCATTCAGTTTTTCGGCATCGCCACTGAATTTGGCGTTACCCATTTCTTTCAGGTCAAGGTCTATATGAATGCTATCGCCTGGGTGGGTGATCATTTTTTTCACGATGGGGGTCAGCGTAATATCCTGTGCAATGAACTGTTCAAATGCTATTTTGAACGTGCCATCGATCTGGATGTGGCCTGTGTAGGTAGTGGGATTGCCGCCAAGGTCGGCCACGGTAAGGGTGAATGCGGTTATGCTGGTATCATGGTCACGGTTGGCCACCGTACCTGTAATTACTGTTCGGTGCCTATTTTTATTTTTTTGCTTACAGGCGCAAAACAAAGTTGTAGCCAACAAAAAGCAGGCTAAACGTGATAGGTTCATGGTTTGGTGGTTTAATTTGATAGCAAGTTAACGCTTTTTGACCATTATATGCAATGTACTACCGAGCACATCATTGTGCTATTACTCTCCTACTTTCCCTCAATTCAAAAAACTTCAGATTTCCCTTGCTTTTTTGTGCTTTTACCTATTACATTTGCACCACAGGTGTATCAAACACCATTGATCAAATACCCCTCGAAAGGTTTTGATTTATAAAGAAGCGGCGAGAGATCAGGCTCCCTGACCCGCTGGCAACCCTCCGATAGGCGGAGAAGGTGCCAATTCCTGTCCCGATCAGGATATTACTGCCGGGGAATATAAGTTAATAGCCATGATACAAGTTAGCTTTACTACCACTGCAAAATTTTCAACTACCCAAACGGGTACGTTCATGACCTGCCTGCTGCAAGGTCAAATTTGCATGTGTTGCTGTTAAAGGCATCAGCACGTTAGCTACCCACTGCTCGTTTTTTATCGGCAATAACGCTACGTGCCCTTGCGCTTAAGGACAATGCTATACCCTTTCCGCACGCCTACCTCCGCTTATAGCAACAGCAACACCAAGTTTAACTTTTAACATCAGGACATATCATGTCAGCAGCACCTTTAAAATTCGAGACCTTACAATTACATGCCGGCCAGGAAGCCGACCCTACCACCGGTTCACGCGCGGTACCGTTATATCAAACCACCTCATACGTGTTCAAGAACGCCGAGCACGGCGCCAACCTTTTCGCACTAAAGGAGTTCGGTAACATCTACTCACGTATCATGAACCCCACGACCGATGTGTTCGAAAAACGCATCGCGGCGTTGGAGGGTGGTGTAGCAGCTTTGGCCACCTCATCGGGTCAGGCGGCACAGTTCCTGGCACTGAATAATATCCTGCAGGCGGGCGACAACTTCGTGACCTCCCCGTTCCTGTATGGCGGCACTTACAATCAGTTCAAAGTAGCGTTCAAACGCTTTGGTATCGAGGCCCGTTTTGCCAAGGATGATCGCCCGGAGAGCTTTGAGCCACTGATCGATGCCAAAACCAAGGCCATTTACCTGGAGACCATCGGCAACCCAGGGTTCAACGTGCCGGATTTCGACCAGATCGCTGCCTTGGCCCGCAAGCATGACCTGCCACTCATCGTGGATAATACCTTTGGCGCAGGTGGTTACCTGTTCCGCCCGTTGGAGCATGGAGCTCACGTGGTGGTGGAAAGCGCCACCAAATGGATAGGCGGCCACGGCACAAGCATTGGCGGCGTGATCGTTGATGGCGGCAATTACAATTGGGGCAACGGCAAGTTCCCGCAATTCACTGAGCCTGCCGAAGGCTATCACGGATTGGTGTTCAATGATGTGTTCGGCATTGGCGGGCCGTTCGGTAATATCCAGTTCATTATCAGGGCACGCGTAGAAGGATTGCGTGACCTCGGCGCCTCACAATCGCCATTCAATTCATTCCTGCTCATTCAAGGCCTCGAGACCTTATCATTACGGGTACAGCGGCATGTTGACAATGCCTTGGAGCTGGCTACCTGGCTCGAGCAACATCCGCAGGTGGCCCGTGTCAATTACCCGGGACTGACCTCTTCGCCATATCATACCCTTGCCAAAAAGTACCTAAAGAATGGCTTTGGCGCGGTGTTGAGCTTTGAGTTGAAAGGCAATAAAGAGAACGCCACCAAATTTATTGACAGCCTGCAACTGGTGAGCCATTTGGCCAACGTGGGCGATGCCAAAACGCTGATCATTCAGCCATCCGCCACTACACACCAGCAACTGAACGATGCCGAGCAATTGGCGGCAGGTGTTACCCCTGCCCTGCTGCGCCTGGCGGTAGGCATCGAGCATATCGACGACATCAAAGCCGACCTGCAACAGGCCTTTGATCAGGTACAGCAACAACACCCCGGCCTTGAGGCCGTGCAACAGATCGCGGATCACATCTCTGTTGAAAGATAGAGGTTCCTTTTATAGTGTTTAAATAGTTTTAACTGAGAAAGAGCGCTCCCCGCTAACCCGGGGACGCTTTTTAACCCAAAAAATGAGTACAAAAGTTTACAGGCACGATAGCCGGTTCGAATTGGAAAGCGGTGACGACTTACCCTGTTTGGAGATAGGCTATCATACCTATGGCCGCTTAAATGCGGCGAAAGATAATGTGGTGTGGGTATGCCATGCCCTCACTGCCAACTCTGACGTGTTGGATTGGTGGAAAGGCCTCATTGGCGAAGGTTACTTTTTTAACCCGGATGAGCATTTCATTATTTGTGCCAACGTGCTGAGTTCACCTTATGGCACCACCAACCCGTTAAGTATCGACCCATCCACCGGGCAACCTTATTACCTGAACTTCCCTACCGTTACCGTACGTGACATGGTGAAGGCTCATCAGCTACTGGCCGATGCCTTGGGTATCGACCGCATCGATGTATTGATAGGTGGCTCATTAGGTGGGCAGCAGGCACTGGAGTGGAGCATCACCCAGCCCGATCGTATCAAACAACTGATACTGATCGCCACTAACGCCAGGCACTCACCATGGGGCATTGCGTTCAATGAGTCGCAACGGTTGGCCTTACAGGCCGATGCTACCTTTAACAACGGCACGCCCGAAGGTGGCAGCGCTGGATTAAAGGCGGCGCGAAGCATGGCCCTGCTATCATACCGTGGCTACAAGGCCTACAACATTACCCAGCACGAGGACGATGACAGTAAGACCGACGACTACCGCGCATCGAGCTATCAAAGCTACCAGGGACAAAAACTGGTGAACCGCTTTAACGCTTACAGCTACTGGTATTTGAGCAAGGCTATGGATTCGCACCATGCCGGCCGTGGCCGTGGTGGTTTAGAAAAAGCGTTGAGCGGCATCAAGGCTCAAACGCTGGTGATCGGCATCAGGTCTGACATTTTGTTCCCGGTAGAGGAGCAACAATACCTTTTCCAGCACATTCCTAATGCGGCCTATTCGGAGTTCGATTCCTTTTACGCGCATGACGGCTTCCTGATCGAGACCGAGAAGCTCACCAAGATCATTGCCTCCTTCATCACTACCGACGTGCGGGGCAAGATCATCGAATTACAAAAGATCGCTTAATATATCAATGAGTAAAAAATTAACTATAGGCCTTTTTGGCTTTGGCGTGGTGGGTCAGGGTTTGCATGACATCATCAAGACCAAGAACCTGAACATCGAGATCAAAAAGATCGCGATCAAGAACCCCGACAAAGCTCGCAGCCTGCCTGCCGACCTGTTCACCACCGACCGCAACGAGATCCTGAACGACCCTGAGATCAATACCGTGGTGGAACTGATCAATGATACTGAGGCCGCCTTCCAGATCGTTTCTACCGCACTGAAAAGTGGCAAGAGCGTGGTATCGGCCAGTAAAAAGATGCTGGCCTTGCACCTGCAAGAGCTGATCGATCTGCAGCATGAACACAATGTATCATTACTGTACGAAGGTTCGGTTTGCGGTAGTATACCGATCATCCGTAACTTGGAAGAGTATTATGATAATGAGTTACTGCACTCCGTAAGCGGTATCTTCAACGGTTCATCTAACTACATACTAAGCAAAGGCTCTATCGAAGGGCTGGATTATGACACCGCCCTGAAGCAGGCCCAGGACCTCGGTTTTGCCGAGACCGACCCCACCTCTGACGTGGGCGGATATGATGCCAAATACAAATTGGTGATCGCCGCTGCCCATGCCTATGGCGTGGTGGTTAACCCCGATGAGGTATTTAACTTTGGCATACAGACCCTTGCCCCACAGGACCTGCAGTACGCCCGCGAGAAACGCTGGAAGATCAAGCTGGTACCGGTGGTGAAAGAGCTGGACGACGAGCATGTGACCTTATTTGTGCTGCCCAAATTTGTGACCGATACCGAATTTTTATACAACGTGGAGTACGAATATAACGGCGTTACCGTGCAGGCGGCCTTTGCCGATCAGCAATTCTTTTTTGGTAAAGGCGCTGGCGGCCACCCTACCGGTTCGGCCGTATTGAGCGACATTGCGGCCCTGCGTTATGATTATGCTTACGAGTACAAAAAGGCCCGTAACGCACAGGGACTGAACTTTACCAACGATGTGGAACTAAATATATACCTGCGTTATGATGACGAGGCGTTGGTAGAAGCACTGGGCTTTAAGCATATTCACGAACGCTTTTACTCCGACAACTTTAAATTCGTTTGCGGAAAGATCAACCTGCAAAAACTGATCGAACAAAAACAGCGTATATCAGACAGTAAGGCTTTTATAGCCTTTGCCGACCAGCTAACGGGGGTCAGTTTAGCATCGGCCAACTAACCAATAATAGACAGAATTATTCTGCTACTATTGTACTTTAAAGGGTTCCGGAAACGGGACCCTTTTTTTGTTGCAGCCCCACCCAAACCCTCCCCGGGAGGGAGGGCTTTAATATAACTTCTTACTTACGGCCTTTTGTTCTTAACTTCCGTCGACGTCTTTGGATGGAATAAATGAGATAGCTTTATATTAGACGACCGATAACCTATCATTTCACATTCCATCTAAATGGTCAAGAATATATACTGCACTACGGCCTTACTCATCATATTGGTAGCAGGTGGTCTACGTGCATCCAATTTTGGGTTGACCGATCTTGGACAAGCTGTCACTCCCGTCGAATCGTTCAATGAGTTCTTCCAACGATTTAATAAGGATAAGGCGTTTCAATACTCACGAATAACGTTTCCGTTGAAGAATATCTATGACGATGAGAACGGTCGATACACTACCAAGTACACCGCAAAAAAGAATCACAAGTATGCTGATCTGAGCAAGATAAAGCATGTGATCATTACACGGAAGCAAGTTTCAAAGGGACGTGTTGTGGTGAAGATACAGATCGGTGACGCCGGCATTTACGTCGAGTACGATTTTATGCTCAGAGCAAACAAATGGTACTTAGAACGGACAGTAGACCGTTCAACCTGATAATAGACCTGTCATGCTGATGCATCTTAGAATCTCTTCGGACAGACTCAATAGGTGTGAAGGTGACCAAGCAAATGGGATGCTGATAGCCATCAGCATGACTTAGCTTAATTACATGTGTCATATTTTAAACTCCCTCCCTCCCGGGGAGAGTTGGGGTGGGGCTTCCTTTCAAACATATTCCTATATTTGTAACGGATAATTGACAGACCCTATTTAATGTCTAAATACCTCAAGCTGTTCACTAACCAAGTGTTCGTTACCATCCTGTGGTTCGGTTTGAGTTTTTTTGCGGTGCTTAAGCAAGTGCTGCATCATCATTACAATAACTACCTCATTTACAAATACACGTTCGTTGACCTGGTGCGCCAGATCAACCTTTATGCGCCGCAGCCGCGTTACTTTGACGACAGCAATCATTATGGTCCGCTGTTCGGGCTGGTGATCGCTCCTTTTACCCTGCTGCCCGATCAGTTGGGCTGCGTAGCCTGGGTAATGGTGAATGCTTGGGTGCTGTACAAGGCCATCAGCATGCTGCCGATCACCACCTGGCAACGTAACGCCATTTTGCTGATCTGCGCACATGAGCTCATGACAGCTTCGTACAACGTGCAGTTCAACCCCATGATGACGGCCATCATCGTGCTCAGCTTTGTGTTCATCCGCTCCGGCCGCGAATTCTGGGCCGCAGCGCTCATCGTGGCGGGCACCTGCATCAAGCTTTACGGCGTGGTGGGGCTGGCGTTCTTTTTTTTCACCGATAACAAACTGCGCTTCCTGCTATCACTTGCTTTCTGGAGCGTGGTGCTGGTGTTGCTGCCCATGGTGTTCTCGGCCCCATCATTTGTGATGCAAAGCTATTACGATTGGTACGTGAGCCTGAGCGAAAAGAACGCCGTGAACACTACCTCGCACATGCAAGACATCAGCGTGATGGGTATGATCCGGCGCATATTCCATTATCCGCAATTGAGCAATTTGCTGGTGCTGTTACCTGGTCTGGCGCTGTTCGGCCTGCAATACCTCAATATCAAAAGTTATAAGGTGCTGCCTTACCAAATGCTTATACTGGCCTCAACCCTGCTGTTCACGGTCATTTTCAGCACCGGGTCAGAGTCGCCTACGTATATAATCGCATTTGTGGGTGTGGCGACCTGGTATATGAACTTGGAACGGCCTACCGTGAGCGGCTTTGACATAGCGCTGCTGGTGTTCGCACTGGTGATCACCAGTTTGTCGCCTTCGGACCTGTTCCCGCAACCCATTAACCGCGCCTACATTAAACCATACGCGTTAAAAGCCCTGCCCTGCCTGCTGATATGGCTTAAGATCGTGTATGAAACACTGACTCGTAAGTTTTACCGGCCACCTGTTCATGCTGTTGAATAAATGAGAAGAAAGATATCTGTTGTGGTGCCTTCATACAACGAGGAAGGCAATATCAAAGTGCTGGCCACCCGCCTGGTAGAAGTACTTAAAAAAGTACCTTACGATTATGAGGTGATTTTTGTTGACGATGGCAGCAAGGATGACACTTTAGGTCAGCTCAAGTTGTTATCAGGGATAGACGATAACCTTTACTACCTGGAATTGTCGCGCAATTTTGGTCACCAGAACGCACTGAAAGCTGGTTACGATACCGCCAATGGCGACGCCATCATTAGCATGGATGGCGACATGCAGCACCCGCCCGAGATGATCCCGCAGTTCCTGGAGAAATGGGAAGAGGGCTACGACGTAGTATACACCTGCCGCGAGTACCAGGACGAAGCTACCTTTTTAAAGACCAGATCGTCGGACCTGTTCTACGGCGTGTTGAACTCCCTGTCAGACACCAAGCTGGAAAAAGGCACGGCCGATTTCCGCCTCATCGACCGCAAGGTGGCCAACGTGCTCACCAGCTTACATGAAGATGGCCTCTTCATCCGCGGACTGATCAAGTGGCTGGGCTTTAAACAATACGGCATCCATTACATTTGCGATGCGCGCTTTTCGGGCCAAAGTAAGTACAACCTGAAAAAGATGATCCGCTTTGCGGTTCAGGGTATCACCGCGTTCAGCGTGAGGCCATTGTACCTGGCCACTGGTCTGGGTCTGTTCTTTTCGGCCGTAGCCTTGCTGTATATCCCG
This window harbors:
- a CDS encoding PQQ-dependent sugar dehydrogenase; this encodes MTITNPLTIMMPKVLTIALLSSALLLSTCSKNSSDNGSQAGNADLDAKVLTDRLTFPWEILWGPDNMLWMTERGGKISRVDPSNGQVSPLVTVPDVKAQGEGGLLGMVLHPDFGSTPQVFVAYNYDKNGTYTEKIVRYTYSGGTLNSPVVLLDNIPAANNHNGCRLAISPDRKLFITTGDATSASQAQNAGSLSGKILRLNLDGSIPSDNPTSGNPIWTLGHRNPQGLVFANDRLYSSEHGNTTDDEVNIIQKGRNYGWPNVEGYCSTGNEPAFCSTNNVAEPIQAWSPTIAPSGIDYYNNDAIPQWKNSLLLAVLKDSQLLQLKLSASSDKVETVNPFYKGTYGRMRDVAISPDGKVYIITSNGGATDKIVVVSKK
- a CDS encoding redoxin family protein yields the protein MANRDHDTSITAFTLTVADLGGNPTTYTGHIQIDGTFKIAFEQFIAQDITLTPIVKKMITHPGDSIHIDLDLKEMGNAKFSGDAEKLNADLFHYANEYYSTSNTDMDTIKVRDGDLPALGSYCLNMRTALQNNREEFIEKFDPDEELLAWTKNFINAQYYYKYAWYTVVAKTYRPGVSPLEKLENLSGFEQDIKDLFNQKLLCADAYNVLPFLAPAMDKKLIKGLSPEQRKQLYLVKIKKEVKNEELRELLIGLTFYYDLVENDADEFDRRRKTFDQNIKTPFIKQPLLRFYETVKYNTPTPEELSNSIKEQIKNTPAQGILDSIKTEHSGKVIYIDVWATWCGPCKAQMFASEKLAQKYKGKKVDFVYLCIGSKHGAWLSTLQQMKLSGSQYFCNDEQSESFMRGLGIKGIPYHLLINDKGQVVEMGNYLGPEDAVTMRKIDKLLKKGRLHVMQQIAS
- a CDS encoding O-acetylhomoserine aminocarboxypropyltransferase/cysteine synthase family protein, with amino-acid sequence MSAAPLKFETLQLHAGQEADPTTGSRAVPLYQTTSYVFKNAEHGANLFALKEFGNIYSRIMNPTTDVFEKRIAALEGGVAALATSSGQAAQFLALNNILQAGDNFVTSPFLYGGTYNQFKVAFKRFGIEARFAKDDRPESFEPLIDAKTKAIYLETIGNPGFNVPDFDQIAALARKHDLPLIVDNTFGAGGYLFRPLEHGAHVVVESATKWIGGHGTSIGGVIVDGGNYNWGNGKFPQFTEPAEGYHGLVFNDVFGIGGPFGNIQFIIRARVEGLRDLGASQSPFNSFLLIQGLETLSLRVQRHVDNALELATWLEQHPQVARVNYPGLTSSPYHTLAKKYLKNGFGAVLSFELKGNKENATKFIDSLQLVSHLANVGDAKTLIIQPSATTHQQLNDAEQLAAGVTPALLRLAVGIEHIDDIKADLQQAFDQVQQQHPGLEAVQQIADHISVER
- a CDS encoding homoserine O-acetyltransferase family protein, producing MSTKVYRHDSRFELESGDDLPCLEIGYHTYGRLNAAKDNVVWVCHALTANSDVLDWWKGLIGEGYFFNPDEHFIICANVLSSPYGTTNPLSIDPSTGQPYYLNFPTVTVRDMVKAHQLLADALGIDRIDVLIGGSLGGQQALEWSITQPDRIKQLILIATNARHSPWGIAFNESQRLALQADATFNNGTPEGGSAGLKAARSMALLSYRGYKAYNITQHEDDDSKTDDYRASSYQSYQGQKLVNRFNAYSYWYLSKAMDSHHAGRGRGGLEKALSGIKAQTLVIGIRSDILFPVEEQQYLFQHIPNAAYSEFDSFYAHDGFLIETEKLTKIIASFITTDVRGKIIELQKIA
- a CDS encoding homoserine dehydrogenase, with the protein product MSKKLTIGLFGFGVVGQGLHDIIKTKNLNIEIKKIAIKNPDKARSLPADLFTTDRNEILNDPEINTVVELINDTEAAFQIVSTALKSGKSVVSASKKMLALHLQELIDLQHEHNVSLLYEGSVCGSIPIIRNLEEYYDNELLHSVSGIFNGSSNYILSKGSIEGLDYDTALKQAQDLGFAETDPTSDVGGYDAKYKLVIAAAHAYGVVVNPDEVFNFGIQTLAPQDLQYAREKRWKIKLVPVVKELDDEHVTLFVLPKFVTDTEFLYNVEYEYNGVTVQAAFADQQFFFGKGAGGHPTGSAVLSDIAALRYDYAYEYKKARNAQGLNFTNDVELNIYLRYDDEALVEALGFKHIHERFYSDNFKFVCGKINLQKLIEQKQRISDSKAFIAFADQLTGVSLASAN
- a CDS encoding DUF4348 domain-containing protein: MVKNIYCTTALLIILVAGGLRASNFGLTDLGQAVTPVESFNEFFQRFNKDKAFQYSRITFPLKNIYDDENGRYTTKYTAKKNHKYADLSKIKHVIITRKQVSKGRVVVKIQIGDAGIYVEYDFMLRANKWYLERTVDRST
- a CDS encoding glycosyltransferase family 87 protein; its protein translation is MSKYLKLFTNQVFVTILWFGLSFFAVLKQVLHHHYNNYLIYKYTFVDLVRQINLYAPQPRYFDDSNHYGPLFGLVIAPFTLLPDQLGCVAWVMVNAWVLYKAISMLPITTWQRNAILLICAHELMTASYNVQFNPMMTAIIVLSFVFIRSGREFWAAALIVAGTCIKLYGVVGLAFFFFTDNKLRFLLSLAFWSVVLVLLPMVFSAPSFVMQSYYDWYVSLSEKNAVNTTSHMQDISVMGMIRRIFHYPQLSNLLVLLPGLALFGLQYLNIKSYKVLPYQMLILASTLLFTVIFSTGSESPTYIIAFVGVATWYMNLERPTVSGFDIALLVFALVITSLSPSDLFPQPINRAYIKPYALKALPCLLIWLKIVYETLTRKFYRPPVHAVE
- a CDS encoding glycosyltransferase family 2 protein, yielding MRRKISVVVPSYNEEGNIKVLATRLVEVLKKVPYDYEVIFVDDGSKDDTLGQLKLLSGIDDNLYYLELSRNFGHQNALKAGYDTANGDAIISMDGDMQHPPEMIPQFLEKWEEGYDVVYTCREYQDEATFLKTRSSDLFYGVLNSLSDTKLEKGTADFRLIDRKVANVLTSLHEDGLFIRGLIKWLGFKQYGIHYICDARFSGQSKYNLKKMIRFAVQGITAFSVRPLYLATGLGLFFSAVALLYIPYILYSYYLGHAVSGWASLLATVVFFGGMQLLVLGIIGMYLGKLFMQSKQRPNYIIRSSNLQRVTNDLTKL